The Syngnathus scovelli strain Florida chromosome 19, RoL_Ssco_1.2, whole genome shotgun sequence region GTGGACGACAACGCCTGGACGCTGGTGGAGCACCACCCCATCCTTGGCCTTGGTAAGTGCTATTAcgccattttttttcaagaattctCCTTTACAGGTCTTTGTGGATTAAACATTggatttattattatcatttaaaACAATTAACTCGTCGGATAATGGGCCCGGATGAAATGCTTGCAGCATTTTATTTCGCAACCCTAGGAAAGACTCATTATGCGTCGCGGCCCTAATTTTATGTTATTACAATGTTCATCATAGATGTAATGCATACATAAAACTCCTCCCATAATGATATCAGAAGGCCTTCATGTTACGATGGccggtgtgtgtctgcgtgggtgGGGATGTTCCCGTTTgtgctctcagtgtgtgtgttcactTGAGCATGGCACAAGTGTTTGTATGCGCTCTATACGTGGTGGCACTAGCAGGATTAAGCATTTTGCTGCTCCCCAAAACACACGCTGCTTCCTTCCCCCGATAATAACACCAAAAAAAGGAGATAACAAAAAGAACATTGACTTGCACAGCGTATTCTTTCGGAGCATTACttcgaccccccccctcccccctcccggaTCCCGTCTTTGTCTACCATGAGGCTTTCCCACTACCCCAGACTTGTATTTTTAGAGTCAAAGGATGGCTTTGTGCATTGCTGCTTCATCTGcgttgctggaaaaaaaaagtgcactggAGAGATGGAATGTGAGGTGAGCCGACGAAGGGAGGGAAGGAAAAAAGGGAGCaacggagagaaaaaaagaaggaacggggtgggggggggtgcatGCAGAGAGGCCTGGACTAAAGCGTCATACCAGAGTCGCGGGGAACCAATCGTGGATCTCTGTCGGACGAGCCCCTAGCACGGCTGGCCAATCGCTTTGCACTTAACCCTCCATAGGAAATTCCCCCGCTTGCTCACACACCCCGCACAACGGAGGTCAAACATTTCCACCCATGCGTCGCTGCCACATTCATTTTTAGCATGCAGtcgtttgtctttgtgtgtgtgtgtgataatgAGACATACTGCGGGGAGGACGAATTATGACTCAAGCCTGCGTGTGTCCATAGAACATCCTGTCACTATCCATTTCTTAGATCATGTACTTTTCctcattaacacacacacacacatatatatgcacGACTGATCACGTTAGGCCCGCGTGAGCTCTTAAATGCGCGTTCGCTCGTCTGCGGGCTTGGTGCACTTTGCTTATGGCTCCTCTGCTCTCGGCAATCAGCCTAAAtagatgacatcatcttcctGCAATGCCCACACTGCCaaagcctccccccccccttcccccgctCGCCATCGCTTGCCACTTCTTTCCCTCCCCTCCACCTTCGCTTTCCTCCCTCGCCGCCTCACAGTGCCTCTTTTCTTCTTGCTGCTGTTACTCGCTTGGTTAAACTCTTCCGATCTTATTTCGTCATTGTGGGAAGCGGAGATTTTATGAGCATTGCATGTTTTAATGTTAGgggggggtttaaaaaaaaaaaaagtttgaatgaGCCAGAGCTGATCCACCTCTCGGTCataaatgatacaagattttgaATGCACAATGCAAAAATAACACTGACTCAcactgtctgtccgtccgtctgtcagagAGATGCCTGGAGGACCACGAACTGGTGGTTCAGGTTCAAGCTTCCATGAGCAGCGACAGCAAATTCCTCTTCAGGAAGAACTATGCCAAATATGAATTCTTCAGGAACCCCCTGGTGAGTCTCTCGCATCCCCATGTTGACCTTTCTGTGACTGCCTCGCTTCAGCACGCAGctctgcacacacgcacgcaccacGCACACACTTCACCATGGTGATTCCGGTTGGAGCGTTTGATCATTGCCGTTCTTTGTGGCGAATTAAAATGATGAAACTCGGGATGTCCAAGCAGCTCACCAAAGTCACTTCCTGTATCATAATAAGGTGAATTGTGTCAAGTCCATCGGTGTCAAATTCATGACGcgggggccacatccggcctgcCACATCAATTTGCGTGGCTCAGTCTTGctaaatttgttttttcaatcaaattgcttattttgcattttttttttttttgccgtataTTTTTAAGCTTTCATTTTGCGGCACTTTACAATTTAGTCCATCCTGGTACGTCACCTCTGTGCTGATGTGGACTCAGCATGGGGGCCCGGCTCTTGGTGACGCTCCAGCTTTTTCGGTGACATTATTGCCGTGGTGATTTAGGTGACCTCAGCTCTGTGGTAATGAGCGCACTAAAACACCCGAGTGCTGGCCGCAGCCTGTCAATCACACTAAGAGTGGCGCTGCTGGCTAAAGGGGATTACATCAGCGGGTGAGATCATACTGCATCTACTCTCAGGCTCAAGtgcctccccccccaccccacctctcTCCGTCTCAATTTCTTTATCTGCCTCTCTCACCCTGACCACTCGTCTCTGAGACCTTGTGctcgtcacacacacaacaatagAGAGACATGGGGAAGTGTGACCCCCTTATAGCTTGTGCGTACTCAAAGCGGTTTTCAATGcaactctctttctctctctttccatGCAGAACTTTTTTCCAGAGCAGATGGTGGCTTGGTGTCAGGATTCTGATGGCACAATCCCTCAATCACAGCTCTTACAGGTAAGGAGGGATGACTCAGTGCACACAGAGTGCTGCACGCACGTGCAAGTGAATCGTTatctaccccccctccccccctgctTTAATCAGAGAGCCCCAAATCCTGTCCTTGAAaccagaaaggaaaaaaaaatgtctcctcTCCTCCTGAAGGCTGGGACAAGGACATCTGTTGTCTAAAAATATGCATGAACATTCACGCAGAGTCATTGCAATCTGCTAATTACATTTGCCTGCTGGTGCTACAGCAACGCATTGAGGAATATTGAAAATGTCATCTTTGTGATGATTGTTGTTATTCCGCGGTTTGCTCACAGAACTTCCTGAATCCAAGCAGCTGTCCGGAGATTCAGGGCTATCTGTACGTGAAGGAACCCGGACGCAAGTCCTGGAAGAAGCTCTACATGTTCATGCGACGCTCAGGCCTCTATTTCTCCACTAAAGGATCATCCAAGGTCATTCATATTTAAAATCGTGAATAATGTCATGAAAGCTCACGCGAAGGAGATCTGTCGGCCAGCGCTCCGTTTTGATTGACACGATAATCGTGGATAATTGTATCCCATCGGAATGCATCGTCTTCCACCACTCCCAGGTTTAATTTGAAGCATGATTCACATTTACTGGCATGGTCAAAGAGTGGTTAGCGCGGCTGGCTCACAGCAGGAAGATCCCTGGTTAGAAAGGTCAGTTTCCAGTAAGTTCCCTTGACCAAGGTGCTGACACAGGACCGGGATTCCGTCCCTAGGCGTGACACGTTTGCTGTCCCATAGATCCTCAGATTTCGAGATTTCTCGCTTTCATTTTGCATTCCAGGGATAGGAATTATATATTTGTGTTGGTCAGTCATAACTTTGGAGAATAATATTGGATATTGTAACATTTGGTCTAAACAGGAACCCCGACACCTGCAGCTCTTGTCCGACCTGGACGACAGCAACATCTTCACCATTTTTACCGGCAGAAAACTATACAATGCCCCGACCGACTACCAGTTCTCCATCAAGGTAACGCAACAACATACACAAATGAAACTTGGGATTGTCACTCGGTATGTAACAGATGTACCTGTGTCACCTTTggaagtattatgtcgggaGGTCAAAGGACAGAGGGGTTAAACCCACCCAGCAGgggttcaaacacacacacagcgctgTGTCCCCCCTCAATCCAAGAGTTATCTGCGGTGGGTCACCTGCTGATCTGGGATAAGCCCAATGGGATAAGCCAGGATGGTACAGAGACTCGCCCCCCCCTCGCCACCCCGAGctcacttacacacacgcgcacacgcacgcgagaGCCGACCGTCGTGTCAGATGCTGTCAGCGGGGGTGACAGTGCAGAATTGGGTTAGGGATTTGACTTGACGGGTGGTGGCTGTATTATTGCTATGGTAACGTGAATTAATTCATCGCGAGGGGCTGGCAGGATCCTCATCGCTTctggaggggagaaaaaaaaagggcttgTGTGCTATAGGAGTGTAACGCCGTATTGTGCACGTACAATAAACGCTCAAGGGTGTAACCGAATCTCTTTCGCTCCCCCTGTGAACTCTCGAGTTGACCACCGACGCCTGAAAAGAGTGCTcattatttgcaaaaaaaaaaaaaaaaacactataaaTTGcaccttttggtttttttttttttgcatttttctgaATAATGCATGAATGAATCTTGATGTCatcgttttttttctcttccagcCCAGTAAAACGAGGGGGGACTGTAAGGAGCTGAAAATGTTGTGCGCTGAAGATGAGCAGAGCAGGACCTGCTGGATGACCGCCTTCAGACTTCTAAAGGTCACCCAATGGACTTTTAGAAGGCTTCACTAAgcccgatatatttttttaaataatatttatttcTCTGTCTTGTCTTTATAGTATGGCCTTGTCCTGTATAAGAGCTACAGCGTCCCGCAACAGAGGAAGACGAACCTCTCGCATTTCTCCACGCCTGTGGTGAGGATCTGCTGTGTGACATCATCCCCTTTACTggcatgctaatgctaatgctaattccCCACTCAGCCAGTCCATACTGAGCCATTAATTGGCTGATGAATTGCAGAGCTGTTCACTTCACTTCACATGCCTCGCTCTAACTGGACTGTGACTGTGTTAGTCTTGGTTAGGCTAATTGCGCCTTAGCACGGTGAGAACCCGACTCACTCAACAGTGCGGCAGTAATAAGTTGCCAAATCAAAAGCCGATTTGCTGTAAAGAGTCTCTAATTTGATTATGGAGCCTTTCTGCAAAATAGCACCAGATTGAAAATCTGCATTAGATTAGACAGATATTGATTTGACTTGCACACAGACGACTCGTTGTTCCCCAAAGTTGTGTGCGTGACAGGAAGTTTGTGTCTTTTCAAATTGAAAGTTGTTGCCCTTGATTAAAATGATTCCCGCAGCAAAGCCAGTAAGCCAAGGGGGCCGTTTGTGATTTGGGAGTGGACTGAAGTGGGTCTCTGTGCAGACAGGATTTGTCATGCCCCAGTGAGTGTGTCTGGCTTGTTAGACCTCTGACCTTTGTCCCGCCCCTCCCCCCTCTGGCTTCACTCCCCCACCACCTTCCGTCACCCTCCGCCGACCCTTACCACCGCTCCCACCCTACCCTTTTCCTCAACCCGTCCCCTCACAGCGAAGCGTGTCAGAGAACTCCCTGGTGGCGATGGACTTTTCGGGACGAACCGGCCGCGTCATCGACAACCCCGTGGAGGCCCAGAGCGCCGCCCTAGAGGAGGGGCAGACATGGAGGGTAAGGCAAAGGAAAAGGAATGAAATAATCCCGGTTCAGCCCAGTTATTTTTCCACACTCTGCTCTTTCTATGTAGAAACGGAGTCAGCGTATGAATGTCCTGGGCAGCCCGTCGCCCCTGCACCCGTCCTCTCTGAGCACAGGTGCACGCCGACGTCAAGCGTGTCGTCGCGGATTATTACGGCGGGctaatgtgcgtgcgtgttttccAGTCATCCACAGGACGCAGGTTTGGTTTCACGGTCGCATCATGAGAGAAGAAGCCCACAAAATGATCATACAACAAGGCCAAGTGGACGGGTATGATTGATTGCGGCGTTTACAGTTCACACAGTCAACACAAGCATGTCGTTTATTCTCCAAAACATTTCTAATTCTCTCTTGTCCTTTAGGTTATTCCTCTTGCGGGATAGTCAAAGTAACCCCAAGGCCTTTGTGCTCACCATGTGCCACCACCAGAAGATCAAGCACTTCCAAATATTGCCGGTCAGTGAAATACGTAAATTTAAGAAGTTGGACATTTGCATATTTATTATAAAGGTGGATTCAAAAGTAAATCAAGTTGCTATCGTcagtttgaagaaaaaaaaaaagtgttttaacTGGCAAGCGCGTTTCATTTTTTGGTAAATGCTCCTAAATGGACATAGTCGTGTTGCGTAATGTGGAAAAAGCACTAGCCGGCCAAAAAGCCAGCCAATGGAGCGCCGTTAGCTTTGATTAGAGCAAGCATTTCCTTTTGGCTTGCTCTCGCTAATCTTATGCAATCGCACAACATTCATTTCCATCCAGGGCTTGCGTTCATTTTTCTATGAAAGATAAGAGTGTTGGACCACTGTGTACAAATCTTCTCTGACATATCCCAAAGATTCTTATGGGATTAAGCTCTGGACTGGACTCTTCTTATACTCTGCCCATTGCTTTGGAACATGGTCCATCTGGCCTCATTAGATCacaggatcttttttttttctttccattgcTCCAGAGCACAATGTTATGCTCCTTAGCAAATTGAAGCCTTATTTTTGCACCAATTGAAAACCAAAAACAGCCATTTCGAACTGCTTTTGTGACTTTTCCCAAAATGTTAACGTCTAACTCCTCCCTCCTTCTGCCATTTTGTGGCGTGAAGTGCGAAGAAGACAGTCAGGTGTTCTTCAGCCTGGACGACGGCGCCACCAAGTTCACCGACCTGATCCACCTGGTGGAGTTCTATCAGCTCAACAGAGGAGTGCTGCCCTGCAAGCTCAAACACCCGTGCACCGCCGTGGCCTTGTGACACTCCTCCACACCCCtttcaatttttttgtttgcacaCCTCcttaaccccccctcccccccacctcctcctcctccaatcACCCCCACCGAATCCCACCTATCCACTCTGGTGAGTCGAGTCTGGGTGAAGAAGTGAGCCGAGCTTTTTCTCCGCCTTATTGCTTTTTTGGAGGCTTGAAAGGGGCGCAGAATGTTGCGAATTGTGGACTCTTGCATTGTTGCCACGGAGACCGGAACATTTGTGACGATGCACGGAAGCTCGTGAACTATGGCTCTCCTTCCTTCCCCttaaaccccaaccccaccctatttCCCCCAGGCCTGATAAGCTGTGGCGCAGGAAGCGCCACCCTACTTCTTCTTCATTGATCATCAGGGATGGAGGGGAATCCCTCCGGGTCTCCAGCAAACTTTGGATCCAGGAGGTTTTCTCAACCTGTGCAGTCCAGTCTGGATAAGCTGACACCATGACACCGCCCACTCCACCAAAAGACACCCCTCCTtcacccccccccactcccaccTTAACCCACCCCATGTGTGTGGCTCTACTGCTGTGTCCAGGATCAAGTCAAGCGTGAGGAGAAGGATCTAAAACAAGCAGAGGCTTATCAGAAAGGACAAAGGAATGTTTATCAGGAAGGCCGTGACGAGCCTCTCTTTTAGACTTGATTACTTGATGTCATTTTAATGCTGTTTTATTACTGTCGATTCAATGCAGAACTAGTTTGCACTCGTgagcgaggggagggggggggctaccaatcaatcatcatcatcctctttCAATTGGGAGAAACATGCATGTCGATCTCCATCTAAGTtgatgggataaaaaaaaaaaaatggggggagGCGAAGAGAGTCACGGCGGATGATGTAGTGCCGTTCCGGAAGGTTTGGGAAGATCTCGTAGCATCGCGGCCACACTACTGTTGTCATGTAAAGAATGTGAAAGGAAGTGCAactaggacgaggaggaggaatgtCCGAATTCCGCCGAGATCATTTGAAATGAAAAGGGTTATTAGTTGGCTTTGTGAATgtcattttgcttttatttcccCACCCCCTCGAGTCTGTTCTCAGCTCGCTCGCTTGCACATTATCAATGATCCTGAGGTGAGAGTAAATGCTCGGAGACATCTACTAACGCCTCCCGCcctgctcagaagagacaaatcaaagaaAAGCACTcccatgatttctttttttttttcaatgcgtggaaatgaacaaaaaagactTGAAGTGTGAAACTCAGCTGACTGCGCATCAAACACACAATCAAATGAGCTTTACCTGCCTTAAGTGAAAAACAATGAGCCTTGTACATACACAATTGAAACACATATATgaagatgcacacacacacacacacacagcgatgattaacaaacattttgggggaaaatacATGCCACTTATATGCTAATTTATGGAGACCAGCTACAAGCCTGGCATACAAAGTCCACCTAAAATgctcatattt contains the following coding sequences:
- the LOC125986788 gene encoding growth factor receptor-bound protein 10-like isoform X1; protein product: MALAGGPDYFLCHSNYQEGMDRGSSRRPEELIVPGFQRSAHPNLPHHHDDDVDLEKLVNEMNMESVYSTTADTALILNNGHLPHHIMHVPFVRHGPAVRRHTPPSAPARERLRYSQPMHIQAVRCLREEQNLRPASLPAIPNPFPELCSPTGSPILSPVEASDQHIVKVWSEDGAGKVVEIPADMTARDVCQLLVYKSHCVDDNAWTLVEHHPILGLERCLEDHELVVQVQASMSSDSKFLFRKNYAKYEFFRNPLNFFPEQMVAWCQDSDGTIPQSQLLQNFLNPSSCPEIQGYLYVKEPGRKSWKKLYMFMRRSGLYFSTKGSSKEPRHLQLLSDLDDSNIFTIFTGRKLYNAPTDYQFSIKPSKTRGDCKELKMLCAEDEQSRTCWMTAFRLLKYGLVLYKSYSVPQQRKTNLSHFSTPVRSVSENSLVAMDFSGRTGRVIDNPVEAQSAALEEGQTWRKRSQRMNVLGSPSPLHPSSLSTVIHRTQVWFHGRIMREEAHKMIIQQGQVDGLFLLRDSQSNPKAFVLTMCHHQKIKHFQILPCEEDSQVFFSLDDGATKFTDLIHLVEFYQLNRGVLPCKLKHPCTAVAL
- the LOC125986788 gene encoding growth factor receptor-bound protein 10-like isoform X2 — translated: MNMESVYSTTADTALILNNGHLPHHIMHVPFVRHGPAVRRHTPPSAPARERLRYSQPMHIQAVRCLREEQNLRPASLPAIPNPFPELCSPTGSPILSPVEASDQHIVKVWSEDGAGKVVEIPADMTARDVCQLLVYKSHCVDDNAWTLVEHHPILGLERCLEDHELVVQVQASMSSDSKFLFRKNYAKYEFFRNPLNFFPEQMVAWCQDSDGTIPQSQLLQNFLNPSSCPEIQGYLYVKEPGRKSWKKLYMFMRRSGLYFSTKGSSKEPRHLQLLSDLDDSNIFTIFTGRKLYNAPTDYQFSIKPSKTRGDCKELKMLCAEDEQSRTCWMTAFRLLKYGLVLYKSYSVPQQRKTNLSHFSTPVRSVSENSLVAMDFSGRTGRVIDNPVEAQSAALEEGQTWRKRSQRMNVLGSPSPLHPSSLSTVIHRTQVWFHGRIMREEAHKMIIQQGQVDGLFLLRDSQSNPKAFVLTMCHHQKIKHFQILPCEEDSQVFFSLDDGATKFTDLIHLVEFYQLNRGVLPCKLKHPCTAVAL
- the LOC125986788 gene encoding growth factor receptor-bound protein 10-like isoform X3, with protein sequence MPSCSPDCCLFQAVEIVKVWSEDGAGKVVEIPADMTARDVCQLLVYKSHCVDDNAWTLVEHHPILGLERCLEDHELVVQVQASMSSDSKFLFRKNYAKYEFFRNPLNFFPEQMVAWCQDSDGTIPQSQLLQNFLNPSSCPEIQGYLYVKEPGRKSWKKLYMFMRRSGLYFSTKGSSKEPRHLQLLSDLDDSNIFTIFTGRKLYNAPTDYQFSIKPSKTRGDCKELKMLCAEDEQSRTCWMTAFRLLKYGLVLYKSYSVPQQRKTNLSHFSTPVRSVSENSLVAMDFSGRTGRVIDNPVEAQSAALEEGQTWRKRSQRMNVLGSPSPLHPSSLSTVIHRTQVWFHGRIMREEAHKMIIQQGQVDGLFLLRDSQSNPKAFVLTMCHHQKIKHFQILPCEEDSQVFFSLDDGATKFTDLIHLVEFYQLNRGVLPCKLKHPCTAVAL
- the LOC125986788 gene encoding growth factor receptor-bound protein 10-like isoform X4, which produces MAMKIVKVWSEDGAGKVVEIPADMTARDVCQLLVYKSHCVDDNAWTLVEHHPILGLERCLEDHELVVQVQASMSSDSKFLFRKNYAKYEFFRNPLNFFPEQMVAWCQDSDGTIPQSQLLQNFLNPSSCPEIQGYLYVKEPGRKSWKKLYMFMRRSGLYFSTKGSSKEPRHLQLLSDLDDSNIFTIFTGRKLYNAPTDYQFSIKPSKTRGDCKELKMLCAEDEQSRTCWMTAFRLLKYGLVLYKSYSVPQQRKTNLSHFSTPVRSVSENSLVAMDFSGRTGRVIDNPVEAQSAALEEGQTWRKRSQRMNVLGSPSPLHPSSLSTVIHRTQVWFHGRIMREEAHKMIIQQGQVDGLFLLRDSQSNPKAFVLTMCHHQKIKHFQILPCEEDSQVFFSLDDGATKFTDLIHLVEFYQLNRGVLPCKLKHPCTAVAL